A single window of Enoplosus armatus isolate fEnoArm2 chromosome 22, fEnoArm2.hap1, whole genome shotgun sequence DNA harbors:
- the ssbp1 gene encoding single-stranded DNA-binding protein, mitochondrial — protein MLRSASAQIFRQVVRYRSTDANLILERSINRVQLLGRVGQDPVMRQVEGRNPVTIFSLATNEMWRSGDGEMSSTGDISQKTTWHRVSVFKPGLRDVAYQYVKKGSRILVEGKLDYGEYVDKNQVRRQATTIIADNIIFLSDNIRDRA, from the exons ATGTTGAGAAGTGCCTCAGCACAG ATCTTCAGACAGGTGGTGAGATACAGGAGCACAGACGCCAACCTCATCCTGGAGAGAT CGATAAACCGCGTGCAGCTGTTGGGCCGAGTGGGTCAGGACCCGGTGATGAGACAAGTGGAGGGTCGCAACCCTGTGACCATCTTCTCGTTAGCAACCAATGAAATGTGGCGCTCTGGAGACGGAGAGATGAGTTCAACAG GTGACATCAGTCAGAAGACGACGTGGCATCGCGTGTCGGTGTTCAAACCCGGTTTGAGAGACGTGGCCTACCAGTACGTCAAGAAAGG GTCCAGGATTCTTGTGGAGGGGAAACTGGACTACGGAGAGTATGTGGACAAGAACCAAGTCAGGCGTCAGGCCACCACCATCATTGCAG acaACATCATCTTCCTCAGCGACAACATCAGAGACAGAGCCTGA
- the LOC139305380 gene encoding peroxisomal succinyl-coenzyme A thioesterase-like: MLELSLRFSTVSRTVPLILSVRPTRALVDEKFKVWVENLPPGSPVTLHSLHCSEDKDFWEAYGHYISDHRGTVSVAEDLSFGGTYTGKEPMGLLWSMRPVPGSRPGLRLRKLDVCIPMVVHVSVYGGHVAEGFREKAPLASVLTERWYMAPGVQRIDIREKGVQGTLFIPSGPGPFPGLLDMWGVGGGLLEYRSALLASHGYASLALDYLTSGEVKSADVGFNYFEAAFNTVKDHPQVIPDKVGIFGLSLGSTVTFCLAAESNVVKPCCCVCVSGNHCLGQGVALRELHQVLVKYLHKARVDENNHHIWREMGLAIIKDYSKKADVGKINCPVLLINGHDDQNWPTVEFSEDIALMMRAKGKEHLLTRVDYPGAGHLIEPPYSPHVRATKFVMDSVKMIMLWGGQPKPHSDAQEDAWRKILTFLQLHLYS, from the exons ATGTTggaattgtcatt ACGGTTTTCGACCGTCTCCCGGACCGTCCCCCTGATTCTCTCTGTCCGCCCCACTCGGGCTCTGGTCGATGAGAAGTTCAAGGTGTGGGTGGAGAATCTGCCTCCAGGATCTCCAGTAACACTTCACTCCCTCCACTGCTCTGAGGACAAGGACTTCTGGGAGGCCTATGGACACTACATCAGTGACCACAGAGGAACTGTGTCTG TTGCAGAGGATTTGAGTTTTGGGGGCACGTACACGGGAAAAGAACCCATGGGTTTGTTGTGGAGTATGCGTCCGGTCCCAGGCAGCCGTCCAGGCCTCAG GTTGAGAAAGCTCGATGTCTGCATCCCCATGGTGGTCCACGTTTCGGTGTACGGTGGACATGTAGCTGAGGGCTTCAGGGAGAAGGCTCCTCTGGCCTCGGTGCTCACAGAGAGATGGTACATGGCTCCAGGGGTCCAGAGGATTGATATCAGAGAGAAAGGAGTCCAAGGGACCCTCTTTATACCTTCAG GTCCAGGACCCTTCCCTGGGCTGTTGGATATGTGGGGAGTCGGTGGAGGGCTGTTGGAGTATCGTTCGGCCTTGCTGGCGTCGCATGGTTATGCTTCTTTGGCGCTGGACTATTTAACCTCCGGTGAGGTGAAGTCAGCAGATGTTGGGTTCAACTATTTTGAG GCAGCATTTAATACGGTCAAGGACCATCCGCAAGTGATCCCGGACAAAGTTGGAATTTTCGGTCTTTCCCTTGGCTCGACTGTGACCTTCTGTTTGGCAGCTGAGAGCAACGTTGTCAAG ccttgttgttgtgtttgtgtcagcgGCAACCACTGTCTTGGACAAGGGGTGGCGCTCAGAGAACTCCATCAGGTGTTGGTCAA GTATCTTCACAAGGCACGTGTGGATGAGAACAACCATCATATATGGCGAGAAATGGGTCTAGCAATTATCAAGGACTACTCAAAGAAAGCGGAC GTGGGGAAAATAAACTGTCCAGTGTTGTTGATCAACGGCCACGATGATCAGAACTGGCCCACGGTGGAGTTCTCTGAGGAT aTCGCCCTGATGATGCGTGCTAAAGGGAAGGAGCACCTGCTGACCAGAGTGGACTACCCTGGCGCCGGACACCTGATTGAGCCGCCCTACTCGCCTCACGTCAGGGCCACTAAGTTTGTAATGGACAGCGTAAAAA tgatcATGCTGTGGGGAGGACAACCCAAACCCCATTCAGACGCTCAGGAAGACGCCTGGAGGAAGATCTTAACTTTTCTACAGCTGCATCTGTACTCCTAA